A genomic window from Streptomyces brevispora includes:
- a CDS encoding serine/threonine-protein kinase, translated as MSEAEQAREPQRDKNGRLLAGRYRLGEVLGRGGMGTVWRAVDETLGRTVAVKELRFPTAIDDDEKRRLITRTLREAKAIARIRNNGAVTVYDVVDEDDRPWIVMELIEGKSLAEAVREDGVLTPRRAAEVGLAILDVLRSAHREGILHRDVKPSNVLIAEDGRVVLTDFGIAQVEGDPSVTSTGMLVGAPSYISPERARGHKPGPPADLWSLGGLLYASVEGCPPYDKGSAIATLTAVMTEPLDPPKNAGPLEEVIYGLLARDPEQRLDDAGARALLNAVIEAPEKPDVPVPPPADATQVMALPGVSAAKPASKSGEPGEGTRDRLRGALRSARNAKAPGAAAGVAAAPSVPAARPATTATAASGAVPPPRQATSASTPPKASLTDVVPRRTLAIIAAVIVLAVLGTVLALTMGGDDKGTDNAGKGKDDTSASAGPSATGGSAGTAGTEQGGSGKDQGKGQDGNDGQGKGKDDSGKGSDNSDDDEDTDAGKDTGAKDALPAGYKTVTDKRFHFTMAMPEGFERNSIAGSNSGGIYNIDKGFPRVQVDFNSSPGQDAAAAWNSLRGAVAGSSDGYRHLGIKPVQYNGYPTVADWQFERNEKGQRSRILNRGFKVDAKRGYSIMISCKVDEWDGKACKTLRETAFDTFEPLD; from the coding sequence ATGTCGGAGGCGGAGCAGGCACGGGAGCCCCAACGGGACAAGAACGGACGTCTCCTCGCGGGGCGGTACCGGCTCGGGGAGGTGCTCGGCCGGGGCGGTATGGGCACGGTCTGGCGTGCTGTCGACGAGACGCTGGGCCGCACGGTCGCGGTCAAGGAACTGCGGTTCCCGACAGCCATCGACGACGACGAGAAGCGCCGTCTCATCACGCGTACGCTGCGCGAGGCGAAGGCGATCGCCCGGATCCGCAACAACGGCGCGGTCACGGTCTACGACGTGGTCGACGAGGACGACCGGCCGTGGATCGTCATGGAACTCATCGAGGGCAAGTCGCTGGCCGAAGCGGTGCGCGAGGACGGTGTCCTGACGCCGAGACGGGCGGCCGAGGTCGGTCTGGCCATCCTCGACGTACTGCGTTCGGCGCACCGCGAGGGCATTCTGCACCGCGATGTGAAGCCGTCCAACGTGCTGATCGCCGAGGACGGCCGGGTCGTGCTGACCGACTTCGGGATCGCCCAGGTCGAGGGTGACCCGTCCGTCACCTCCACGGGCATGCTCGTCGGCGCCCCCTCGTACATCTCGCCGGAGCGGGCCCGCGGGCACAAGCCGGGCCCGCCGGCCGACCTGTGGTCGCTCGGCGGATTGCTGTACGCGAGCGTCGAGGGCTGCCCGCCGTACGACAAGGGCTCCGCGATCGCCACCCTGACCGCGGTGATGACCGAACCGCTCGACCCGCCGAAGAACGCGGGCCCGCTGGAGGAGGTCATCTACGGCCTGCTCGCCCGGGACCCCGAGCAGCGGCTCGACGACGCCGGGGCGCGCGCCCTGCTCAACGCGGTGATCGAGGCCCCCGAGAAGCCCGACGTCCCGGTACCGCCGCCGGCCGACGCCACTCAGGTGATGGCGCTGCCCGGGGTGTCCGCCGCCAAGCCGGCGTCGAAGTCCGGCGAACCGGGCGAGGGCACCCGCGACCGGCTGCGGGGCGCGCTGCGCTCGGCACGGAACGCGAAGGCGCCCGGCGCGGCGGCGGGCGTCGCCGCCGCACCGTCCGTGCCGGCGGCCCGGCCCGCCACGACGGCCACGGCCGCCTCCGGGGCCGTACCGCCGCCGCGTCAGGCCACCTCTGCGAGCACCCCGCCGAAGGCGTCCCTCACGGACGTGGTGCCGCGCCGCACCCTGGCGATCATCGCGGCCGTCATCGTGCTCGCCGTGCTCGGCACGGTCCTCGCGCTCACGATGGGCGGGGACGACAAGGGCACCGACAACGCGGGCAAGGGCAAGGACGACACGTCCGCCTCGGCCGGCCCGTCGGCGACCGGCGGCTCCGCCGGTACCGCGGGGACGGAACAGGGCGGCAGCGGCAAGGACCAGGGCAAGGGCCAGGACGGGAACGACGGCCAGGGCAAGGGCAAGGACGACTCCGGCAAGGGGTCGGACAACTCGGACGACGACGAAGACACGGACGCGGGCAAGGACACGGGCGCCAAGGACGCGCTGCCCGCCGGGTACAAGACGGTCACCGACAAGCGGTTCCACTTCACCATGGCGATGCCCGAGGGCTTCGAGCGCAACTCGATCGCCGGCAGCAACTCCGGCGGCATCTACAACATCGACAAGGGCTTCCCGCGCGTCCAGGTCGACTTCAACAGCTCGCCCGGCCAGGACGCGGCCGCCGCCTGGAACTCGCTGCGCGGCGCGGTGGCCGGCAGCAGCGACGGATACCGGCACCTGGGTATCAAGCCGGTCCAGTACAACGGATACCCGACCGTCGCCGACTGGCAGTTCGAACGCAACGAGAAGGGCCAGCGCAGCCGGATCCTGAACCGCGGCTTCAAGGTCGACGCCAAGCGCGGCTACTCGATCATGATCAGCTGCAAGGTCGACGAGTGGGACGGCAAGGCGTGCAAGACGCTGCGCGAGACGGCCTTCGACACGTTCGAGCCGCTCGACTGA
- a CDS encoding protein kinase — protein sequence MDDYAGRVLADRYRLPLPPSDAYELVETRAFDTYSGQEVLVRQVPLPEVVDAEVLDADGLPTPARRTSGRTVRRSTDPAVRRAIEAAQAAAQVPDHPRLDQVFDVFAEAGSLWIVSELVAARPLAALLAERPLNPYRAAEIGSDVLTALRVLHAHGWTHRNITVRTVLVCDDGRVVLTGLAAGAAEEALCGYVPVPRQDDAEDDGEYGRPAVESGPTGPYVPPTAGHESGSGDPYALPAAGPGPEDPYAPPAAGSGSAGPHEPPTSHAPFRPPAQSPPAEVPGSRGPAAIEPASSADDGEQPYGPGELESVRRPSPPALPAPEPSSAAQARATRAGAIAAYRAGARAAARISEEERRAGTDEARDTGTLPVQREGGGLLPPVGWGSTPDAQHPYDYDDEDDDPYDDEDGDSDGGGQAPPRRLHLTGSWDDGPGHGRPVPAGGSSEDALRADSRRQGATPAVRPQPPADDRETAPGRWDEIVAGNRDTSAYRGPATPLAAERARQARIAVVGAVTERWAPEQAGPVHENWQLAPPIGPSTDLWALGALLYRAVQGHAPYPEENAAELVQMVCGEPPAFAEECGALRPVVESLLRQDPTERPDFEELRGWLRSLVRAAPEPEAGLDVVPLPSADDTRLPVVRRRGELVRKRRGRRNGPAHGRHRHAKGRLEAAEPVLEEPRERRAVKPPREPKGPKALRTPPRPRQDGQRAPRRLGRLLLVLILLVLVAAITYAVAFMPRSGSQPGAGAGPSRTASEAPDAGSGTPSGGSSPSRSGSAKKPQTSRSAVALAPGYVLRKDAEGFEVGVPEGWQRSPANTDRQIHYGSDGFTLLIVPGRDTVKANGADPLGYQRDKEPELKPFRDSSWSSASGLRRIDVGRQAMAEGQFTWQDGSGREVYVRNLAMVVEGRYHILQVIGPESQRDKVSDIYQQAIASYRVTP from the coding sequence GTGGACGACTACGCGGGTCGGGTACTTGCCGACCGCTACCGCCTTCCGCTGCCCCCGTCCGACGCGTACGAACTGGTCGAGACCCGGGCGTTTGACACCTATAGCGGACAGGAAGTCCTGGTCCGGCAGGTGCCGTTACCGGAGGTCGTGGACGCGGAGGTGCTCGACGCCGACGGCCTGCCCACACCGGCCCGGCGCACGAGCGGGCGCACGGTGCGGCGCTCCACCGATCCGGCGGTCCGGCGCGCCATCGAGGCCGCCCAGGCGGCGGCCCAGGTTCCCGACCACCCGCGGCTCGACCAGGTCTTCGACGTGTTCGCCGAGGCGGGATCGCTCTGGATCGTGAGCGAACTGGTCGCGGCCCGCCCGCTGGCGGCCCTGCTCGCGGAGCGCCCGCTCAATCCGTACCGGGCCGCGGAGATCGGCTCCGACGTCCTGACGGCGCTGCGCGTCCTGCACGCGCACGGCTGGACCCATCGCAACATCACCGTTCGCACGGTGCTCGTCTGCGACGACGGACGCGTCGTGCTGACCGGCCTGGCGGCCGGGGCGGCGGAAGAGGCCCTCTGCGGCTACGTGCCGGTGCCGCGCCAGGACGACGCCGAGGACGACGGGGAGTACGGCCGCCCCGCGGTGGAGTCGGGCCCCACCGGCCCGTACGTGCCGCCGACGGCCGGGCACGAGTCCGGTTCCGGCGATCCGTACGCGCTGCCGGCGGCCGGTCCGGGGCCGGAAGATCCGTACGCACCGCCGGCGGCCGGGTCCGGGTCCGCCGGTCCGCACGAGCCGCCCACCTCGCACGCGCCCTTCCGGCCGCCCGCGCAGTCGCCGCCCGCCGAGGTGCCCGGTTCCCGCGGCCCCGCCGCGATCGAGCCGGCGTCGTCCGCGGACGACGGTGAGCAGCCGTACGGCCCCGGCGAGCTGGAATCCGTCCGCCGCCCGTCACCGCCCGCCCTCCCCGCCCCCGAGCCAAGCAGCGCCGCGCAGGCGCGTGCCACCCGTGCGGGCGCCATCGCCGCGTACCGGGCGGGGGCCCGCGCCGCCGCCCGCATCAGCGAGGAGGAGCGCCGGGCCGGTACGGACGAGGCACGGGACACCGGCACCCTGCCGGTCCAGCGCGAAGGCGGCGGCCTGCTGCCGCCCGTCGGCTGGGGCAGCACGCCCGACGCACAGCACCCCTACGACTACGACGACGAGGACGACGACCCGTACGACGACGAGGACGGTGACAGCGACGGCGGCGGGCAGGCTCCGCCCCGGCGGCTGCATCTGACCGGCTCCTGGGACGACGGCCCCGGCCACGGGCGCCCGGTCCCCGCCGGCGGCTCCAGCGAGGACGCCCTGCGCGCCGACTCCCGCCGACAGGGCGCCACCCCGGCCGTCCGCCCGCAGCCCCCCGCGGACGACCGGGAGACCGCCCCGGGCCGCTGGGACGAGATCGTCGCCGGGAACCGCGACACCTCCGCCTACCGGGGCCCCGCCACGCCCCTCGCCGCCGAGCGCGCGCGGCAGGCCCGGATCGCCGTCGTCGGCGCCGTCACCGAGCGCTGGGCGCCCGAGCAGGCCGGACCGGTCCACGAGAACTGGCAGCTGGCACCGCCCATCGGCCCCTCCACCGACCTCTGGGCACTGGGCGCCCTGCTCTACCGCGCCGTCCAGGGCCACGCCCCGTACCCGGAGGAGAACGCCGCCGAGCTCGTCCAGATGGTCTGCGGCGAGCCGCCCGCCTTCGCCGAGGAGTGCGGCGCGCTGCGGCCCGTCGTCGAGTCGCTGCTGCGGCAGGACCCCACCGAGCGACCGGACTTCGAGGAGCTGCGCGGCTGGCTGCGCTCCCTCGTACGGGCGGCGCCCGAGCCCGAGGCCGGTCTCGACGTCGTGCCGCTGCCGTCCGCCGACGACACCCGGCTGCCCGTCGTGCGCCGCCGCGGCGAGCTCGTCCGCAAGCGCCGCGGCCGCCGGAACGGCCCGGCGCACGGCCGCCACCGCCACGCCAAGGGGCGGCTGGAGGCTGCGGAGCCGGTACTCGAGGAACCGCGCGAGCGTAGAGCCGTCAAGCCGCCGCGCGAGCCCAAGGGCCCCAAGGCGCTGCGCACCCCGCCCCGCCCGCGGCAGGACGGGCAGCGCGCGCCGCGACGGCTCGGCCGGCTGCTGCTCGTCCTGATACTGCTGGTCCTGGTCGCGGCGATCACGTACGCCGTGGCGTTCATGCCCAGGTCCGGTTCGCAGCCCGGTGCGGGCGCCGGCCCGTCCCGTACGGCGTCCGAGGCGCCCGATGCCGGATCCGGCACCCCCTCCGGCGGATCGTCACCGTCCCGGTCCGGCAGCGCGAAGAAGCCGCAGACCAGCCGCTCCGCCGTCGCACTCGCGCCCGGCTACGTCCTGCGCAAGGACGCCGAGGGCTTCGAGGTCGGGGTGCCCGAGGGCTGGCAGCGCAGCCCCGCCAACACCGACCGTCAGATCCACTACGGCAGCGACGGCTTCACCCTGCTGATCGTCCCCGGCCGCGACACCGTCAAGGCCAACGGCGCCGACCCGCTGGGCTACCAGCGGGACAAGGAACCCGAGTTGAAGCCGTTCCGGGACTCCAGCTGGTCGTCGGCGAGCGGACTGCGCCGGATCGACGTCGGCCGACAGGCCATGGCGGAAGGCCAGTTCACCTGGCAGGACGGATCGGGGCGGGAAGTGTACGTACGCAACCTCGCGATGGTCGTCGAGGGCCGCTACCACATCCTTCAGGTCATCGGTCCGGAGAGCCAGCGCGACAAGGTGTCGGACATCTACCAACAGGCCATCGCCTCCTACCGTGTGACGCCCTGA
- a CDS encoding serine/threonine-protein kinase, giving the protein MDRSQGTDAGLVLAGRYRLGEVLGRGGMGKVWRAHDEVLHRTVAVKELTAGLYVAEADRVVLHARTQKEARAAARITHPGVVTVHDVIEYDNRPWIVMQYVDGPSLADAIKESGEVEPREAARIGLHVLGALRAAHGAGVLHRDVKPGNVLLARDGRVLLTDFGIAAIEGDSTITRTGELVGSIDYLAPERVRGSDPGPASDLWSLGATLYAAVEGSSPFRRTSPISTMQAVVAEEPPPPTRAGALGPVITALLRKEPDGRPSAGETERMLLEAMEGRQPRAAQAYVPTQRVPEEVLHALGSGGTTQLPYPGAAPAPGSAPVTRRSRGRWRTAVLVVALAALVGGGAGIAAMEYRDGPGSGTASGGPETPGTRSQDPAPHKSSPKSSPESSPDSSLKTDPAVKGVPAGWQRVDDPDGFSLLVPDGWKRRKNGTNVDYSPDNGSHYLRVSIDHQPDFESSYLHMKDMESSLQKRLPDYRRLALQENFYRDHPGSLLEFTWTEKDGPRHAVDQMYYADDSGPEYALYMTGPAADWDTTRDRFDTMLRGWRAPGDTD; this is encoded by the coding sequence GTGGATCGATCACAGGGCACGGACGCGGGACTGGTACTGGCCGGGCGATATCGGCTCGGTGAAGTCCTCGGGCGCGGCGGCATGGGCAAGGTCTGGCGGGCACATGACGAGGTGTTGCACCGCACCGTCGCCGTCAAGGAGCTGACCGCCGGGCTGTACGTCGCCGAGGCGGACCGGGTGGTGCTGCACGCCCGCACCCAGAAGGAGGCCCGCGCCGCCGCCCGCATCACGCACCCCGGCGTGGTCACCGTCCATGACGTCATCGAGTACGACAACCGGCCGTGGATCGTCATGCAGTACGTCGACGGTCCCTCACTCGCCGACGCGATCAAGGAATCCGGCGAGGTGGAGCCGCGCGAGGCCGCCCGGATCGGCCTCCATGTGCTGGGCGCGCTGCGCGCCGCGCACGGTGCCGGGGTGCTGCACCGCGATGTGAAGCCGGGCAACGTCCTGCTCGCCCGGGACGGCCGGGTACTGCTCACCGACTTCGGGATAGCGGCGATAGAGGGCGACTCGACCATCACCAGGACCGGTGAACTGGTCGGCTCCATCGACTATCTGGCGCCCGAGCGGGTACGCGGCAGCGACCCGGGTCCCGCATCCGACCTGTGGTCGCTGGGGGCCACGCTGTACGCGGCGGTCGAGGGCAGCTCGCCGTTCCGCCGCACCTCCCCGATATCCACCATGCAGGCCGTCGTCGCCGAGGAACCGCCGCCGCCGACCCGGGCCGGGGCGCTCGGCCCCGTCATCACCGCGCTCCTCCGCAAGGAACCGGACGGCAGGCCGTCGGCCGGGGAGACGGAACGGATGCTGCTGGAGGCCATGGAGGGGCGCCAGCCCCGCGCGGCCCAGGCGTACGTCCCGACGCAGCGGGTCCCGGAGGAGGTCCTGCACGCGCTGGGTTCCGGCGGCACGACCCAGCTGCCCTACCCCGGAGCCGCCCCGGCTCCCGGGTCCGCACCGGTGACCCGGCGCAGCCGGGGCCGTTGGCGCACCGCGGTCCTCGTCGTCGCCCTGGCGGCGCTCGTCGGCGGCGGCGCGGGGATCGCCGCGATGGAGTACCGGGACGGTCCGGGCAGCGGCACCGCGAGCGGCGGCCCCGAAACCCCCGGCACCCGGTCGCAGGATCCGGCCCCCCACAAGTCCTCGCCGAAGTCCTCACCGGAATCCTCGCCGGACTCCTCGCTCAAGACCGACCCGGCGGTGAAGGGCGTGCCGGCCGGCTGGCAGCGGGTCGACGACCCGGACGGGTTCAGCCTCCTCGTACCGGACGGCTGGAAGCGTCGGAAGAACGGCACGAACGTCGACTACAGCCCGGACAACGGCAGCCACTACCTGCGCGTCAGCATCGATCACCAGCCCGACTTCGAGAGCTCGTACCTGCACATGAAGGACATGGAGTCGAGCCTCCAGAAGCGGCTGCCGGACTACCGGAGGCTGGCCCTGCAGGAAAACTTCTACCGTGACCACCCCGGATCGCTCCTGGAGTTCACCTGGACGGAGAAGGACGGGCCGCGGCACGCCGTCGACCAGATGTACTACGCCGACGACAGCGGTCCAGAGTACGCGCTGTACATGACGGGTCCGGCGGCGGACTGGGACACCACCCGGGACCGGTTCGACACCATGCTGCGCGGCTGGCGAGCCCCGGGGGACACCGACTGA
- a CDS encoding succinic semialdehyde dehydrogenase has product MTDSQASTPTSAAGTGTNPVAAAPAGVRTAADVVTPEVIARLTRGVVGSGRTANHTPFTGEKLADLPESTPEDVAAAFERARAAQPAWAATPVRARAAVLLRFHDLVLGRQSEVLDLIQLETGKARLHAHEEVQAVAVAARHYGRRAGSYLRPKRHTGVVPALTKVTELRQPRGVIGQIAPWNYPFELSVGDALPAFVSGNAVVMKPDTETALTALWARDLLIEAGLPAEVFQVVLGDGPVVGPEVVKHADYVSFTGSTRTGREVAQGAAARLVGVSLELGGKNAMLVLKDADVEKAAEGAVRACFSSAGQLCISIERLYVHESVADAFVERFAARTKAMRLGNSLAYGADMGSLVGERQLETVSRHVAEAVEKGAKLVAGGVARPDVGPLFYEPTILDGVEAPMAVCVEETFGPVVSVYRFSDEDEVIGLANATPYGLNSSVWTKDGRRGHRVAARLRTGTVNINEGYAPAYGSVQSPMGGMKDSGLGRRHGSEGILKYTEAQTVAQQRLIPLAPSFGMDDEKYAAFMSRSLRAMKAFRLR; this is encoded by the coding sequence ATGACGGACTCGCAGGCCTCCACGCCCACATCCGCCGCCGGTACCGGCACCAACCCGGTGGCCGCCGCGCCCGCGGGTGTGCGTACGGCCGCCGATGTCGTGACCCCCGAGGTGATCGCCCGGCTGACCCGCGGCGTCGTCGGCTCCGGCCGTACGGCCAACCACACCCCCTTCACCGGGGAGAAGCTGGCCGACCTGCCCGAGTCCACCCCCGAGGACGTGGCGGCCGCCTTCGAGCGGGCCCGGGCCGCCCAGCCGGCCTGGGCCGCGACGCCCGTCCGGGCCAGGGCCGCCGTGCTGCTGCGCTTCCACGACCTCGTGCTCGGCCGCCAGTCCGAGGTCCTCGACCTCATCCAGCTGGAGACCGGCAAGGCCCGTCTGCACGCCCACGAGGAGGTGCAGGCGGTCGCCGTCGCTGCCCGGCACTACGGCCGCAGGGCCGGTTCGTATCTGAGGCCGAAGCGGCACACCGGTGTCGTACCGGCCCTCACCAAGGTCACCGAGCTGCGCCAGCCGCGCGGCGTCATCGGCCAGATCGCGCCGTGGAACTACCCGTTCGAGCTGTCGGTCGGCGACGCCCTGCCCGCGTTCGTCTCCGGCAACGCGGTGGTGATGAAGCCCGACACGGAGACCGCGCTGACCGCGCTGTGGGCCCGTGACCTGCTGATCGAGGCGGGACTGCCCGCCGAGGTGTTCCAGGTCGTGCTCGGTGACGGACCCGTCGTCGGCCCCGAGGTCGTCAAGCACGCCGACTACGTCTCGTTCACCGGTTCCACCCGTACCGGCCGCGAGGTCGCCCAGGGTGCCGCGGCCCGGCTCGTCGGGGTCTCGCTGGAGCTCGGCGGCAAGAACGCCATGCTGGTCCTGAAGGACGCCGACGTGGAGAAGGCCGCCGAGGGCGCCGTCCGCGCCTGCTTCTCCTCCGCCGGTCAGCTCTGCATCTCCATCGAGCGGCTGTACGTCCACGAGTCGGTCGCCGACGCCTTCGTGGAGCGGTTCGCCGCCCGTACGAAGGCCATGCGGCTCGGCAACTCCCTCGCCTACGGGGCCGACATGGGCTCGCTGGTGGGCGAGCGCCAGCTGGAGACCGTCAGCCGGCATGTCGCGGAGGCCGTCGAGAAGGGCGCCAAGCTCGTCGCGGGCGGGGTCGCCCGCCCCGACGTCGGCCCGCTCTTCTACGAGCCGACCATCCTCGACGGCGTCGAGGCGCCGATGGCCGTCTGCGTCGAGGAGACCTTCGGACCGGTCGTCTCCGTCTACCGCTTCAGCGACGAGGACGAGGTCATCGGCCTCGCCAACGCCACCCCGTACGGCCTCAACTCAAGTGTCTGGACCAAGGACGGCAGGCGCGGCCACCGGGTCGCCGCCCGGCTGCGGACCGGCACGGTCAACATCAACGAGGGCTACGCACCCGCGTACGGCAGCGTGCAGTCCCCGATGGGCGGCATGAAGGACTCCGGTCTCGGCCGCCGGCACGGCTCCGAGGGCATCCTCAAGTACACCGAGGCCCAGACCGTCGCCCAGCAGCGGCTCATCCCGCTGGCCCCGTCCTTCGGGATGGACGACGAGAAGTACGCGGCGTTCATGAGCCGCAGCCTGAGGGCGATGAAGGCGTTCCGCCTGCGCTGA
- a CDS encoding GMC oxidoreductase — protein sequence MSQDSPAQNQAGPAGAADDDDAYDYDVLVVGSGFGGAVSALRLTEKGYRVGVLEAGRRFTPGTLPKNSWDLKNYLWAPALGLFGIQRVHLLGNVMVLAGAGVGGGSLNYANTLYVPPAPFFEDRQWAHITDWQDELKPYYDQAKRMLGVRLNPTTTPSDVHLKAAAEAMGVGDTFHLAPVGVFFGDGSDADGTARAKPGGTVADPYFGGAGPARKACTECGECMTGCRHGAKNTLNENYLHLAEKAGAVIHPMTSVVAVTDDPEGGYHVTTVPTGRRRKGGPTRLRAREVVVAAGTYGTQTLLHTMKDRGLLPRISSRLGELTRTNSEGLVGAQTSDRRYRRKHGTAKADFTRGVAITSSIHPDENTHIEPVRYGKGSNAMGAMTILQVPYSTRRVLGWLGNMARHPALAVRSLSNRRWSERTIIGLVMQSLDNSLTAYRKPSGIGKGLLTARQGHGAPNPTQIAEATRSATLLAEEINGFAGSNIGELMGTPLTAHFLGGCPIGASAQEGVIDAYHRLYGHPGISVVDGSAVSANLGVNPSLTITAQAERAMSFWPNKGESDPRPAPGGAYERLAAVEPQAPAVPREAFGALRLPFLGMPAVPPKKDEQA from the coding sequence ATGTCCCAGGACAGCCCTGCCCAGAACCAGGCCGGACCGGCCGGTGCGGCCGATGACGACGACGCGTACGACTATGACGTACTGGTCGTCGGTTCGGGCTTCGGCGGCGCGGTGTCGGCCCTGCGGCTGACCGAGAAGGGGTACCGGGTCGGCGTCCTGGAGGCGGGCCGGCGCTTCACTCCCGGCACCCTGCCCAAGAACTCCTGGGACCTGAAGAACTACCTCTGGGCCCCCGCCCTCGGCCTCTTCGGCATCCAGCGGGTGCATCTGCTCGGGAACGTGATGGTGCTGGCCGGTGCGGGGGTCGGCGGCGGCTCGCTGAACTACGCCAACACGCTGTACGTGCCCCCTGCGCCGTTCTTCGAGGACCGGCAGTGGGCGCACATCACCGACTGGCAGGACGAGCTGAAGCCGTACTACGACCAGGCCAAGCGGATGCTCGGGGTCCGGCTCAACCCGACGACGACCCCCTCGGACGTCCATCTGAAGGCGGCCGCCGAGGCCATGGGCGTCGGCGACACCTTCCATCTCGCCCCGGTCGGCGTCTTCTTCGGCGACGGCTCGGACGCCGACGGAACGGCGCGGGCGAAGCCCGGAGGCACGGTCGCCGACCCGTACTTCGGCGGCGCGGGCCCCGCCCGCAAGGCCTGCACGGAGTGCGGCGAATGCATGACGGGCTGCCGGCACGGCGCGAAGAACACCCTCAACGAGAACTACCTCCACCTCGCCGAGAAGGCCGGAGCGGTCATCCACCCGATGACCTCCGTCGTCGCGGTCACGGACGACCCGGAGGGCGGCTACCACGTCACCACCGTCCCGACCGGCCGCCGGAGGAAGGGCGGGCCGACGCGGCTGCGCGCCCGCGAGGTGGTCGTGGCGGCGGGCACGTACGGCACCCAGACGCTGCTGCACACGATGAAGGACCGGGGGCTGCTGCCCCGGATCTCGTCCCGGCTGGGCGAACTGACCCGGACCAACTCCGAAGGGCTCGTGGGAGCGCAGACCTCCGACCGGCGCTACCGCAGGAAGCACGGCACCGCGAAGGCCGACTTCACCCGGGGTGTCGCCATCACCTCGTCGATCCACCCCGACGAGAACACCCACATCGAGCCGGTCCGCTACGGCAAGGGCTCCAACGCGATGGGTGCGATGACCATCCTCCAGGTCCCGTACAGCACCCGCCGGGTGCTGGGCTGGCTCGGCAACATGGCCAGGCACCCGGCGCTCGCCGTACGCTCGCTCTCCAACCGCCGCTGGTCGGAACGGACCATCATCGGGCTCGTCATGCAGTCGCTGGACAACTCCCTGACCGCGTACCGCAAGCCCAGCGGCATCGGGAAGGGCCTGCTCACCGCCCGGCAGGGCCACGGCGCGCCCAACCCGACCCAGATAGCCGAGGCGACCCGGAGCGCGACGCTGCTCGCCGAGGAGATCAACGGTTTCGCGGGCTCCAACATCGGCGAGCTGATGGGCACCCCGCTCACCGCGCACTTCCTCGGCGGCTGCCCGATCGGGGCGAGCGCGCAGGAGGGGGTCATCGACGCGTACCACCGGCTGTACGGGCACCCGGGCATCTCGGTGGTCGACGGTTCGGCGGTCTCCGCCAACCTCGGCGTCAACCCGTCGCTGACGATCACCGCGCAGGCCGAGCGGGCCATGTCGTTCTGGCCGAACAAGGGCGAGTCGGATCCCCGCCCAGCGCCGGGCGGGGCGTACGAGCGGCTGGCGGCGGTCGAGCCGCAGGCACCGGCCGTTCCGCGGGAGGCGTTCGGCGCGCTGAGGCTGCCGTTCCTGGGGATGCCCGCGGTGCCGCCGAAGAAGGACGAGCAGGCCTGA